The Prunus persica cultivar Lovell chromosome G8, Prunus_persica_NCBIv2, whole genome shotgun sequence genome includes a region encoding these proteins:
- the LOC18767322 gene encoding uncharacterized protein LOC18767322, with translation MSPMSVLAQGYSLRPPIWTPNLSNRQLGRLSSCVSGGGKLLTNRNKYVLVSHLSRPQTFRIRSFSQEDAENNEVAMSNDNLDGQNVTADELLGNVKNIQISTDTESSFLAKIAIALGIAATITLISVGIKGPPTIGSSNGFQFLPESATSSVMAAAPVGFTVKAFGYSIVLPAYAPGWIYFWLLMAAGCGLFISEEALNIWVGISLARMVSLDGTWQSFAESFSRNAPYIISTALWVYWGVCISDLIPFYLGKLFRKSRASDDILSKLGIGKEKALSITSEVQRYGNLIGFVERFSLGVRNPTAFVAGALGISSECFFAGVCFGGLITLPIQLLIGFFLRERPVFALATVASAVGIWTVFPYLVAASTALFLYLRRRYSP, from the exons ATGTCTCCAATGTCAGTTTTAGCACAAGGGTATTCGCTACGCCCACCCATTTGGACACCCAACTTGTCAAATCGACAACTTGGTAGGCTTTCAAGCTGTGTCAGTGGCGGAGGCAAATTGTTGACGAATAGGAACAAATATGTGTTAGTTTCCCACCTCTCCAGACCCCAAACGTTCAG GATTAGAAGCTTTTCACAGGAAGATGCAGAAAATAATGAGGTTGCAATGTCTAACGACAATCTGGATGGGCAAAATGTGACTGCTGATGAGCTGCTTGGAAATgttaaaaatattcaaattagTACAGACACAGAGAGTTCATTTCTCGCTAAAATAGCAATTGCACTAGGCATAGCAGCAACAATCACTCTAATATCTGTAGGCATCAAGGGTCCCCCCACTATTGGGTCATCAAATGGATTTCAGTTCCTCCCAGAAAGTGCAACCTCTTCAGTAATGGCTGCAGCCCCGGTCGGTTTCACTGTCAAAGCTTTTGGGTATAGCATTGTTCTTCCAGCATATGCACCAGG GTGGATCTACTTTTGGTTGCTTATGGCTGCAGGCTGTGGACTTTTCATTAGTGAAGAGGCTCTAAATATTTGG GTTGGCATATCTTTGGCTCGAATGGTGTCTTTGGATGGAACATGGCAGTCGTTTGCTGAATCTTTCTCAAGAAATGCTCCATACATTATATCCACAGCTCTTTGGGTGTATTG GGGAGTATGCATTAGTGATCTGATACCATTTTATCTTGGGAAGCTATTTAGGAAATCCAGGGCCTCTGATGATATTTTGTCAAAG TTAGGGATTGGAAAAGAGAAAGCTTTAAGCATTACCTCTGAAGTGCAAAGATATGGCAACCTCATTGGGTTTG TTGAACGATTTTCCCTTGGAGTCAGAAATCCAACAGCTTTTGTAGCAGGGGCCTTG GGTATCTCTTCAGAGTGTTTCTTTGCTGGTGTTTGTTTTGGTGGTTTGATCACCCTTCCCATCCAG TTGTTGATAGGATTCTTCTTGAGGGAGCGCCCTGTCTTTGCCCTTGCTACTGTTGCATCAGCAGTG GGCATTTGGACCGTCTTCCCTTATCTTGTGGCTGCATCAACAGCATTGTTCCTTTACCTGAGACGCCGTTACTCTCCGTAG
- the LOC18768860 gene encoding probable LRR receptor-like serine/threonine-protein kinase At5g48740, with protein sequence MDLHCFWVGFFLFSGFWAVAFCDQDGFLSLTCGGTTNYTDSSSISWIPDSAYISIGNTTTVVYIDGTSSSGAPVRYFPVSQDRKCYGLPVTNVSSLVLLRAQFVYKNYDGLGKPPSFSVSLGTAIVSTIDLRKNDPWTEEFLWPTGKDTVSFCLHAIADRGTPVISTIEVRPLPQGAYTSGMEDFPNKSLRKSYRINCGYTNGSLRYPLDPYDRIWDVDQSFAPFHVSAGFKTQLSFNFSALKEAPPAAILQTARVLARRDVLTYNFPLDTLADYYIVLYFAGILPVFPSFDVLINGDVVQSNYTVRSSQVGTLYFILRGTKSLNITLKSTSFYPQVNAIEVYEILDIPEEASSTTVSALQVIQQSTGLDLGWQDDPCSPVSWDQIGCEGNIVTSLELPDIYLRSVSAAIGDLLDLKTLDLHNTSLAGEIQNLGSLTRLEKLNLSFNRLTSFGTDLENLVSLQILDLQNNTLQGIVPESLGELEDLHLLNLENNKLQGALPLSLNRESLEIRASGNLCLSFSTLRCNDFSANSSIEIPQVTIFPGKKHTGHNQLTIILGAIGGALLALVIFFSVLVFLYMRKKRTEITSTERAVSDMRNWNAARVFTHKEIKAATNNFKEVIGRGSFGSVYFGRLSDGKMVAVKVRFDRSQLGADSFINEVNLLSRIRHQNLVCLEGFCHEAKQQILVYEYLPGGSLADHLYGPNSKKVSLSWVRRLKIAVDAAKGLDYLHNGNEPRIIHRDVKCSNILLDKEMNAKVCDFGLSKQVMQADATHVTTVVKGTAGYLDPEYYSTQQLTEKSDVYSFGVVLLELICGREPLSHSGTPDSFNLVLWAKPYLQAGAYEIVDESLEERFDVQSMRKAALVAIRSVERDASQRPTIAEVLAELKEAYSIQLSYLASHEM encoded by the exons ATGGACCTCCATTGTTTCTGGGTTGGcttctttctgttttctggCTTTTGGGCAGTTGCTTTCTGTGATCAAGATG GTTTCTTGAGCTTAACTTGTGGTGGAACTACCAATTACACCGATTCATCCAGTATCTCATGGATTCCAGACAGTGCATACATAAGCATAGGCAACACCACCACCGTTGTCTACATTGATGGAACCTCCTCATCTGGCGCCCCGGTTCGATACTTCCCAGTTTCCCAAGATCGCAAATGTTATGGACTACCAGTAACCAATGTGTCATCTTTGGTTCTTCTTAGAGCTCAATTTGTGTACAAAAACTATGACGGCCTTGGGAAACCCCCATCATTCTCTGTGTCTCTTGGGACAGCCATTGTTAGCACCATAGACCTCAGAAAAAACGATCCATGGACAGAAGAGTTTTTATGGCCAACTGGTAAGGACACAGTCTCCTTCTGTTTGCATGCTATTGCAGATAGAGGGACTCCTGTAATTTCTACAATTGAAGTTAGGCCACTTCCTCAAGGAGCTTACACAAGTGGCATGGAAGATTTCCCAAATAAGTCACTTAGGAAAAGCTACCGAATAAATTGTGGTTACACAAATGGATCCTTGAG GTACCCTTTGGACCCGTATGATCGTATTTGGGATGTTGATCAAAGCTTTGCACCATTTCATGTGTCAGCTGGGTTTAAGACTCAGCTTAGCTTCAATTTCTCTGCTTTAAAGGAGGCTCCCCCTGCTGCTATTCTTCAAACTGCTAGAGTTTTGGCACGAAGGGATGTGTTGACATATAACTTTCCTCTTGATACCTTGGCAGACTACTACATTGTCCTCTACTTTGCCGGTATTCTTCCTGTGTTTCCTTCATTCGACGTCTTAATTAACGGTGATGTTGTTCAATCAAACTATACCGTGAGAAGCTCACAAGTTGGAACACTATATTTTATACTGAGAGGAACGAAGAGCCTGAACATCACGTTGAAGAGCACCAGCTTCTATCCTCAAGTCAACGCAATCGAGGTGTATGAAATTCTTGATATTCCAGAGGAAGCCTCCTCCACCACAG TTTCAGCTCTTCAGGTTATTCAACAATCTACTGGTCTAGATCTGGGATGGCAAGATGACCCCTGCTCTCCTGTTTCATGGGATCAAATTGGATGTGAAGGGAACATAGTTACATCATT GGAGCTTCCAGACATCTATTTGAGGTCAGTTAGTGCAGCCATCGGCGACTTGCTGGATCTTAAAACACT GGATTTGCATAACACATCGCTTGCTGGTGAGATACAGAATTTGGGTAGCTTGACGCGTCTTGAGAAATT GAATCTGAGTTTCAATCGGTTAACATCCTTTGGTACTGATTTGGAGAACTTGGTTAGCCTTCAAATTCT GGACTTGCAAAATAATACATTACAGGGAATTGTTCCAGAGAGCTTAGGAGAGTTAGAAGACCTCCACTTATT GAACCTGGAAAATAACAAACTACAAGGCGCTCTTCCCTTGTCCTTGAACAGAGAAAGTTTGGAAATCCG AGCATCAGGAAATTTGTGCCTCTCTTTCTCAACATTGAGATGCAATGATTTTTCAGCCAACTCTTCaattgagataccacaagttaCTATCTTCCCCGGAAAGAAACACACTGGACACAATCAGTTAACAATTATACTTGGTGCAATTGGAGGAGCTTTACTTGCACTTGTGatatttttctctgttttagtATTCTTGTAcatgaggaaaaagagaacTGAAATCACATCCACAGAAA GGGCAGTGTCAGATATGCGTAACTGGAATGCAGCAAGAGTTTTTACCCACAAAGAAATCAAAGCAGCCACCAACAATTTCAAGGAGGTCATAGGCCGTGGTAGTTTTGGTTCTGTTTACTTTGGAAGGCTTTCAGATGGAAAAATGGTGGCTGTGAAAGTGCGGTTTGATAGAAGCCAACTTGGGGCTGATTCTTTTATCAATGAG GTGAATCTATTGTCTCGAATTCGGCATCAAAATCTTGTGTGCTTGGAAGGGTTCTGTCATGAAGCAAAGCAGCAAATACTTGTTTATGAGTATCTTCCTGGTGGATCATTGGCTGACCACCTTTATG GTCCAAACAGTAAAAAAGTTTCACTAAGCTGGGTTCGCAGACTGAAAATTGCTGTTGATGCTGCAAAAG GATTGGACTATCTGCACAATGGAAACGAACCTCGAATCATACATCGAGATGTGAAATGCAGTAACATCCTTTTAGACAAGGAAATGAATGCTAAGGtttgtgattttggcctgtcCAAGCAAGTAATGCAGGCAGACGCAACTCATGTGACCACTGTTGTCAAGGGCACCGCCGGCTATCTTGATCCCGA ATATTACTCAACCCAACAGCTTACTGAAAAAAGCGACGTCTATAGCTTCGGAGTTGTTCTTCTGGAGCTCATTTGTGGGAGAGAGCCATTGAGCCACTCTGGAACTCCAGACTCCTTTAATTTGGTGTTATGG GCCAAGCCTTACTTACAGGCAGGTGCATATGAGATAGTGGATGAGAGCCTAGAGGAGAGATTTGATGTCCAAAGCATGAGAAAGGCAGCCTTAGTTGCTATAAGGTCTGTAGAGAGAGATGCATCACAGAGGCCAACCATAGCAGAGGTGTTGGCTGAGCTCAAAGAAGCTTACAGCATTCAACTATCGTATCTCGCATCACATGAAATGTGA
- the LOC18766817 gene encoding BUD13 homolog, whose translation MASSSKSLKEYLKRYEGINEEEKKKKKKKKQKSKAEAMGVLVVDEDPAWQKPVNLEEDNDNNSTDEDKPFVDEDIEIKRMRRLEALRAKRPFNAISEDGSGWVPVGQSSPPKISSSDISPPRRHRINSEPGSVSPGDRAEDVDLSPPRQRRKRHHTPSPEPATNQDQLPTDLSPTRKSRNVDSDLSPPRKSRKDVDRDLSPPRKSRKDVDLSPPRKKKQVPPDSLKEQPKVGLISGREMRDEITRTKKDERLRFQQMDPSISGREAVPIYRDKKTGERISKEELLKSQRKVEEKPKEIKLEWGKGLAQKREAETKLEELELEKEKPFARTRDDPDLDKMLKERVRWGDPMAHLVKKKYPEPVLPDLGDSEKMKESGFIIPQEIPNHSWLKRGLDAAPNRYGIRPGRHWDGIDRSNGFEKGMFKRKNDKQATEAEAYLWSVADM comes from the exons ATGGCGTCTTCGAGTAAATCACTGAAAGAGTATTTGAAACGATATGAAGGGATtaatgaagaagagaagaagaaaaagaagaagaagaagcagaaaagCAAGGCAGAAGCAATGGGGGTTTTAGTGGTGGATGAAGACCCTGCGTGGCAGAAACCGGTGAATCTTGAGGAAGATAATGACAACAATTCAACAGATGAAGACAAACCTTTTGTTGATGAGGACATTGAGATTAAGAGGATGAGGAGACTTGAAGCATTGAGGGCCAAGCGTCCATTTAATGCCATATCTGAAGATGGAAGTGGTTGGGTTCCAGTTGGACAATCATCGCCTCCTAAGATTTCAAGTTCCGATATATCTCCACCTCGTAGACACAGGATTAATTCGGAACCTGGATCAGTGTCTCCGGGAGATAGGGCAGAAGATGTTGACTTGTCACCTCCACGGCAGAGACGGAAGCGCCACCACACTCCGTCCCCTGAACCGGCTACAAATCAAGATCAGTTGCCTACAGACCTTTCACCCACAAGAAAAAGTAGGAATGTTGATTCAGATCTTTCTCCACCAAGGAAGAGTAGGAAGGATGTCGATAGAGATCTTTCTCCACCAAGGAAGAGTAGGAAGGATGTTGATCTTTCTCCACCAAGGAAAAAGAAGCAAGTTCCTCCGGATTCTTTGAAAGAGCAACCGAAAGTTGGTTTGATCTCTGGCCGAGAAATGAGGGACGAGATCACTAGAACTAAGAAGGATGAGCGGTTAAG ATTTCAACAGATGGATCCTTCTATAAGTGGGAGGGAGGCAGTGCCTATATACCGTGATAAGAAAACAG GGGAACGCATTTCAAAGGAGGAGCTTTTGAAATCACAAAGGAAAGTAGAAGAAAAACCTAAG GAGATAAAGTTGGAATGGGGTAAAGGCTTGGCCCAAAAGCGGGAAGCTGAAACTAAGCTGGAGGAGTTAGAACTTGAGAAGGAGAAACCATTTGCACGGACTAG AGATGATCCAGACCTCGACAAAATGTTGAAGGAGAGAGTAAGATGGGGCGATCCTATGGCACATTTGGTAAAG AAGAAGTATCCCGAGCCAGTTCTCCCTGACTTGGGGGATAGcgagaaaatgaaggaatcTGGATTTATTATTCCTCAGGAGATTCCTAATCATAGCTGGTTAAAAAGAGGACTAGATGCTGCACCAAATCGATATGGTATAAGACCAGGAAGACATTGGGATGGAATTGATCGCAGTAATG GATTTGAGAAGGGAATGTTTAAAAGGAAGAATGATAAACAAGCTACGGAGGCGGAAGCTTATCTCTGGTCTGTGGCAGATATGTGA
- the LOC109950571 gene encoding uncharacterized protein LOC109950571 isoform X2, protein MASKNDSLEIPDGWVLNTRVEEDGTEGFLCPETGQEFSTYQDLMRYVRYAKAARLSIYSPDSNFMKAKRAKAAKESSSGLSSNSAMTEHGEKNNDPTERPCSTQNPGPKRKGNASTSKGKKKKQQPKRK, encoded by the exons ATGGCGTCGAAGAATGACTCGCTTGAGATTCCTGATGGTTGGGTGTTGAATACAAGGGTTGAAGAGGATGGGACTGAG GGCTTCCTATGTCCGGAGACAGGCCAGGAGTTTTCGACTTATCAGGACCTTATGCGCTATGTGCGTTACGCGAAAGCAGCTCGGCTTTCGATATATTCACCA gattccaatttcatgaaggCGAAGAGAGCAAAAGCTGCGAAAGAATCTTCATCAGGTCTGAGCTCAAATTCAGCGATGACTGAACATG GTGAGAAAAACAATGATCCTACTGAGCGCCCTTGCTCAACTCAAAACCCGGGTCCAAAACGAAAAGGCAATGCCAGCACTTCAAagggcaagaagaagaagcagcagccAAAACGAAAGTGA
- the LOC109950571 gene encoding uncharacterized protein LOC109950571 isoform X1 translates to MASKNDSLEIPDGWVLNTRVEEDGTEVKGFLCPETGQEFSTYQDLMRYVRYAKAARLSIYSPDSNFMKAKRAKAAKESSSGLSSNSAMTEHGEKNNDPTERPCSTQNPGPKRKGNASTSKGKKKKQQPKRK, encoded by the exons ATGGCGTCGAAGAATGACTCGCTTGAGATTCCTGATGGTTGGGTGTTGAATACAAGGGTTGAAGAGGATGGGACTGAGGTAAAG GGCTTCCTATGTCCGGAGACAGGCCAGGAGTTTTCGACTTATCAGGACCTTATGCGCTATGTGCGTTACGCGAAAGCAGCTCGGCTTTCGATATATTCACCA gattccaatttcatgaaggCGAAGAGAGCAAAAGCTGCGAAAGAATCTTCATCAGGTCTGAGCTCAAATTCAGCGATGACTGAACATG GTGAGAAAAACAATGATCCTACTGAGCGCCCTTGCTCAACTCAAAACCCGGGTCCAAAACGAAAAGGCAATGCCAGCACTTCAAagggcaagaagaagaagcagcagccAAAACGAAAGTGA
- the LOC109950710 gene encoding uncharacterized protein LOC109950710 — translation MAPKYNPFEIPEGWVLDTRVKRDGTEIKGFFCPATGQEFYTYDALMRYISYAIRAQVSIYSPDFQANKPQKEASSKAGTNSSSGQSSNSLVTEQGEKSIDPACSIQKPDPKRNGKSSTSKAKKKQQRKRK, via the exons ATGGCGCCTAAGTATAACCCCTTTGAGATTCCTGAGGGTTGGGTGTTGGATACAAGGGTCAAGAGGGATGGGACTGAGATCAAG GGATTCTTCTGTCCTGCAACAGGTCAAGAATTTTATACATATGATGCGCTGATGCGCTATATCAGCTATGCAATTCGTGCACAAGTTTCTATCTATTCACCG GATTTCCAAGCCAACAAGCCACAGAAAGAAGCTAGCTCAAAGGCCGGGACAAATTCCTCATCAGGCCAGAGCTCAAATTCACTTGTGACTGAACAGG GCGAGAAAAGCATTGATCCTGCATGCTCAATTCAAAAGCCAGATCCAAAACGAAATGGCAAGTCCAGCACTTCAAAGGCcaagaagaagcagcagcgAAAACGAAAGTGA
- the LOC18767447 gene encoding 60S ribosomal protein L13a-1 has product MVSGSGICAKRVVVDGRHHMLGRLASVVAKDLLNGQRIAVVRCDEIAISGGLVRQKMKYMRFRRKRMNTQPSHGPIHFRSPAKIFWRTVRGMIPHKTKRGAEALARLKAYEGIPPPYDKTKRMVVPDALKVLRLQKGHKYCLLGQLSSEVGWNHFDTIKALEEKRKERAQLAYERKKQLTKLRLKAEKSAEEKLGSQLDILASVTY; this is encoded by the exons ATGGTGTCCGGCTCAGGGATCTGCGCGAAGCGAGTAGTGGTCGACGGACGACACCACATGCTCGGTCGTTTGGCGTCGGTCGTAGCCAAGGACCTCCTGAACGGCCAACGAATAGCCGTCGTACGCTGCGATGAGATCGCCATATCGGGAGGCCTCGTGAGGCAGAAGATGAAGTACATGAGATTCCGGCGAAAGCGCATGAACACCCAGCCCTCTCACGGCCCCATCCACTTCCGTTCTCCCGCCAAAATCTTCTGGCGAACTGTCCGAGG GATGATCCCGCACAAGACGAAGCGTGGAGCCGAGGCTCTGGCGCGGTTGAAGGCTTACGAGGGCATCCCTCCGCCGTATGACAAGACGAAGAGGATGGTTGTTCCTGACGCTCTCAA gGTCTTGAGGCTTCAGAAGGGCCACAAGTACTGCTTGTTGGGTCAGCTTTCGTCTGAGGTTGGATGGAACCATTTTGACACCATCAAG GCGctagaagagaagagaaaagaaagggcTCAGTTGGCATATGAGAGGAAGAAGCAGCTAACCAAACTTAGGTTGAAGGCTGAAAAATCTGCAGAGGAGAAGCTTGGTTCCCAGCTCGATATCCTGGCTTCGGTTACCTATTAA
- the LOC18768538 gene encoding cytochrome b5, protein MAGGSKVYTLAEVSAHSDRKDCWLLIDGKVYDVTKFLEDHPGGDEVLLAATGKDASNDFEDVGHSSTARAMMDEYYVGDIDSSSIPTKRAYTPPKQPYYNQDKTTDFIIKILQFLVPLLILGLAFGVRFYTKTSTA, encoded by the exons ATGGCCGGAGGCAGCAAGGTCTACACTTTAGCTGAGGTCTCTGCTCACAGTGACCGCAAAGACTGCTGGCTCCTCATTGATGGCAAG GTATATGATGTAACGAAGTTCTTGGAGGACCATCCTGGCGGTGATGAGGTCTTATTGGCAGCCACAG GAAAGGATGCAAGTAATGATTTTGAGGATGTTGGCCACAGCTCCACTGCTAGAGCAATGATGGATGAATATTATGTCGGAGACATTGATTCATCATCCATCCCCACAAAGAGGGCGTACACTCCTCCCAAGCAGCCTTACTACAACCAGGACAAGACAACCGATTTCATCATCAAAATCCTCCAGTTCCTCGTTCCCCTGCTAATTTTGGGTTTGGCTTTTGGTGTCCGCTTCTATACCAAAACTTCAACAGCGTAA
- the LOC18766180 gene encoding BTB/POZ domain-containing protein At5g48800, with translation MDRSDKQQQQLSLAKSSRQQRNNEWIFRDVPSDITIQVNGGAFSLHKFPLVSRSGRIRKLVAEHRDSDISRVELLNLPGGAESFELAAKFCYGINFEITSGNVAQLCCASDYLEMTEEFSKDNLGSRAEEYLECIVCKNLEMCVEVLLQCESLLPLADELKIVSRCIDAIASKACVEQIASSFSRLEYSSSGRLHMNRQAKCDGDWWIEDLSVLRVDLYQRVITAMKCRGVRPESIGASLVNYAQKELTKKSSLWNPSGQTKVDVIPASTGHEKLVVETIVGLLPVEKLVVPITFLFGLLRSAVMLDCTIACRLDLERRIGSQLDIATLDDLLIPSFKHAGDTLFDVDTVHRILVNFSQQDDSEEDMEDGSVFESDSPHSPSQTALFKVSKLLDNYLAEIAPDANLKLAKFLVIADALPEHARTVHDGLYRAIDIYLKAHQGLSDTDKKKLCKMIDFQKLSQEAGAHAAQNERLPLQSIVQVLYFEQIRLRNSLGCSGEDEPKPMHQSWRISSGALSAAMSPRDNYASLRRENRELKLELARLRMRLNDLEREHVCMKRDMEKSNSRKFMSSFSKKLGKLSFFGHSSSRASTSPSRQSYRTDSKVIERTCASTD, from the exons ATGGATCGCAGTGACAAGCAGCAACAGCAGCTCTCCTTGGCTAAGAGTTCGCGGCAACAGCGAAACAATGaatg GATTTTCCGGGATGTTCCCAGTGATATTACAATACAAGTGAATGGAGGGGCTTTCTCACTACACAAG TTTCCTCTTGTTTCTCGAAGTGGACGAATCCGAAAGTTAGTCGCTGAACATAGGGATTCTGATATCTCAAGAGTGGAGCTTCTTAATCTACCAGGAGGTGCTGAGTCATTTGAGTTGGCAGCAAAGTTCTGTTATGGTATCAACTTTGAAATCACTTCTGGAAATGTTGCTCAGCTTTGCTGTGCTTCTGATTACCTTGAAATGACTGAAGAGTTCTCAAAAGACAATCTTGGTTCACGTGCTGAAGAATATCTTGAATGCATTGTCTGCAAGAACCTTGAAATGTGTGTTGAAGTTTTGCTGCAATGTGAGAGTTTACTCCCTCTGGCCGATGAGCTGAAGATAGTTAGCCGCTGCATCGATGCAATAGCCTCAAAGGCTTGTGTAGAGCAAATTGCTTCAAGCTTCTCGCGGTTGGAGTATAGCAGCTCAGGGAGGCTTCACATGAACAGGCAAGCCAAGTGTGATGGGGACTGGTGGATAGAAGATCTTTCTGTTCTTCGAGTCGACTTGTACCAAAGAGTCATAACAGCCATGAAGTGTCGTGGAGTTCGCCCTGAGAGTATCGGTGCATCTCTTGTGAACTATGCCCAGAAGGAGTTGACAAAGAAGTCCAGCTTATGGAACCCATCTGGCCAGACAAAAGTTGATGTAATTCCAGCTTCAACTGGACACGAAAAACTTGTGGTTGAGACAATTGTCGGCCTTCTGCCCGTTGAGAAACTTGTTGTTCCGATTACTTTCCTATTCGGGCTTTTGCGAAGTGCTGTAATGCTTGATTGCACAATTGCTTGCAGACTTGATCTGGAGAGGAGGATTGGCTCCCAGTTGGATATTGCCACTCTTGATGATCTTCTGATCCCTTCTTTCAAGCACGCAGGTGATACTTTATTTGATGTGGATACAGTGCATAGGATTTTAGTTAACTTTTCTCAGCAAGACGACAGTGAAGAAGATATGGAAGATGGCTCTGTCTTTGAATCAGACAGTCCTCATTCGCCGTCCCAAACCGCTTTGTTTAAAGTTTCAAAGTTGTTGGACAATTACCTTGCTGAAATAGCCCCTGATGCAAACCTCAAGCTTGCTAAATTCCTAGTCATTGCTGATGCTTTACCCGAGCATGCACGAACGGTTCATGATGGGTTATATCGAGCCATTGATATTTACTTAAAA GCCCATCAAGGCTTATCAGATACAGACAAGAAGAAGCTGTGCAAAATGATTGATTTCCAAAAGCTCTCACAAGAAGCTGGTGCACACGCTGCACAGAATGAGCGCCTCCCTCTGCAGTCAATAGTACAAGTGCTTTATTTTGAGCAAATAAGGCTCAGAAATTCCTTGGGCTGCTCAGGTGAAGATGAACCCAAGCCAATGCACCAGTCATGGCGGATCAGCAGTGGTGCACTCAGTGCAGCAATGTCTCCGCGAGACAACTATGCATCATTGAGGAGAGAAAACCGTGAGCTAAAACTTGAGCTAGCTCGGTTACGGATGAGACTAAATGATCTTGAGAGAGAACATGTCTGTATGAAGAGGGACATGGAGAAGTCCAATTCTCGTAAATTTATGAGTTCTTTCTCTAAGAAACTTGGCAAGCTGAGCTTCTTTGGACATAGTTCTTCAAGGGCATCCACTTCTCCATCGAGGCAGTCGTATAGAACTGATTCTAAAGTGATTGAGAGAACGTGTGCAAGCACAGATTAG
- the LOC18767700 gene encoding uncharacterized protein LOC18767700, whose translation MDLSSWFRRSLLRKSEKTKNPDPSEQTLLPRSEEEEQLGVTEELIDHVKSFTLDTFKNFPLPDDEGAENSPTTSSNTQKDLSEWQEKHATLVLSKVKELSHLRYKLCPGYLKEHQFWRIYFLLVKKQVAEYELRAIQLARLKEMAVENEKSTNSIVHEVEMSEAKQGASLALPTP comes from the exons ATGGATTTGTCTTCGTGGTTCCGACGCAGCCTCTTAAGGAAGagtgaaaaaaccaaaaacccagATCCCTCTGAGCAAACTCTCCTGCCCCgaagtgaagaagaagagcaactGGGAGTCACAGAGGAACTGATCGACCATGTCAAGTCTTTCACTTTAGACACTTTCAAGAATTTCCCTCTCCCAG ATGATGAGGGAGCTGAAAATTCTCCGACAACTTCGAGCAACACTCAAAAAGATCTATCTGAATGGCAGGAAAAACATGCCACTCTTGTGCTCTCAAAAGTGAAG gAACTTTCCCATCTGAGATATAAACTATGCCCGGGATACTTGAAGGAGCATCAATTTTGGAGAATATACTTTCTGCTTGTAAAGAAACAAGTGGCTGA ATACGAGCTGCGTGCCATACAACTAGCAAGGCTGAAAGAAATGGCAGTGGAGAATGAGAAGTCTACAAATTCCATTGTACATGAAGTTGAAATGTCAGAGGCAAAGCAGGGAGCAAGCTTAGCCCTTCCAACTCCATAG